GTGAAAATTTCTAGTTCGTGGGAGAGGcagggccagactggttcaaattgaagaaaggtgacagtaactcagataaccacatgcTACAATGAAGTgccaaccttgaagtggatgggctatagcagtggaagaccacacacacacacacacgcacaggggatacctaataaagtggccactgagtgtatgttgctgCTTCTTCAGTGTCAGGTTTACACTGAGAACCTGCCTCCCCATATGTATTGTTGGAGCACCTGCTCCAGGAGGGCCACAGTATTTCAGGATGGCTCCCACTACTTTCTCAAAAGCACTTAGGCACAGACAGTAATTGCTGGTCATCCAGCCACGACCTGCTCCTGAAAGGTGAATAAGTAAGACTTCTGTATTTAGTACAGCTATTTTTTAAAACAGTCTGCTCTGTTTAGAGCTTATCTGCATCATGTGTATTGATAAATAAACTATATATCCTCATGGCAGTGGGTCTTACTTGTGCAATAATTTACATTAATTTAGTCTGTAGACACGCCTCTTCCACACACTCAGCTGTAAAAGGAGGTGAATAATCCCTCCTAACATTGCTGTTCTGCATGTCGCAATAACAGACCAAACATGGTCAGAAATTGCCTTATCATTTCAAATTGTTAGTTATGCTGTGGCAAGAgcatcctgtttttttttctcgaGACTGGACGAGAGTCATAATAATCTGTGGAAGGTTGTCACCATGAAGGGCAGTTCTTGTAATAAACAGATCTTCAGAATATGCACGAGCTATTTAGAACTCTGAAGCTATATAAACAACTCCCTATACAAAGCATCCATATTCAGTTCATGGCTCATAACTACAGTGCTAACTACAACTATAGTCATTTCAGACATAATTTTCTCTGCATTGTTTTGTGAATGCACATGAATAAGATAGTAAGAAGGAGTTTTATTTCTCTTCTGCCTCTTAATCTGTGTTGACTGTAGTTTGGGACATGTCACATTACATTAAGGGGAGTGGCATGATAGCGTAGTGGTATTCAcggcactttacagtacaggggaccagagttcaattcccgttccttcctgtaaggagtttatatgttctgccCGTGACCGCATGTTCCTCTGTgtgctcctgttttctcccaaggtccaaagacataccggttcatttggtaattggtcattgcaagttgtcctgtgattaggctcagatgaAATCGGGGGataagaacataaaaacataagaaataggagcatgagtaggccatctggcccgtcgagtctgctccgccattcaataagatcatggctgatctggcctttgcctcatctccacctacctaccttttTCCTTAACcatcaattcccctactatgcaaagatTTATCCAACTTTGCCttcaatatatttactgaggtagcctccattgctgggcggcatggttcaaaaggccggaagggcctattctgcattgtatctcaaaaaaaaataattttactaAAATCTTTCATACTTGGAACGTATTATTCTGCATGCATCCAACTTCATATTAGTTTGTGTTCTGTTGTAGATGATGAATAACTTGATGAGATTAACACAAGATGGCGAATAGGCTAGGCATAAAGAAAGTCCCTCCGTGTAACGTTTCCCTGTTGCTAAGGCAATGTTGCATAGTCTATGTTGATAGAAAAACAATATGTTGGAGTGATCATTTCTCTGTGTAGTTCCAGAGTCATGTGccgcctctactttcttataaAGTTAAGGATGTTCAGCATATCACCCGACATTCTGACAAAATTCCACAGAGATACTGTTGAAATCATTTTTACATTGTGATCTGATATGGCAATTTGAATGTCCAGGAATGTAAGTTGAGAAGCTGTAGAATGTTGTGAACGAATCTGATACATTATGGGCACATCCTTCCTCATCATCAGAAGTATCTACATGGGGTGCTGCCTCTAAAAGATCCTCaatatccaggccatgccatcttgtCACAGCTACCACTggacaggagatacagaagactGAAGCCATACACCGTCAAGTTCAAGAGCAACTAGCTGCCTTCAACCTTCCAGTTCTTGAACCGACCTCTACTACACTGGTATATCAACACTTTGCACTGTGATATACtttgttatttattttgtttaaattgtattctttcttgtataatttgtATAGCGTACAGTATGTTTATGTTCTTCTTGTGAAAGCTGTGTGTCTAACGCTACGTGCCAGTGACTCTGGGCATGAAATGAGTTTTTACTGTACCTGTGCATGCATATATATgttcatatgacaataaacttggcttGGCTTGAAGTCAGAGAAGCAGCAGCAGTAAAAATGTGCAGTGAATAGGCAAGTACAAGGCCACATTTCATATATTCATTTAATATTCTGCATAATTAGTCAACAGACAAATGTAGAGCACAGTAAAACATATTATgaacattatttattttaattacatTACTTCTTTGACTATTTTTCTCATATCTGTCTACTATGTTCATGGCCTATGAGTGTTTAGTAACAcattcagaatgctggaggaactcagcaggtcaggcagcatcgataggaaagagtaagcagtcaacctTTCGGGCTGAGTACCCATTTATTCTTTAGTGTGGATGGTTTACAGCCATAATGTCTGGGAAGGGCCCAAGTTATAAAAAGCCGCCGAGCTGCTTGTTAACATTATCTGAACACATCGAAGGCCTTGAGCAAATGGTTAACTCTGTTCTCCGACTGAACAATATACTTCACTACATGTTAATGCAATCAAGCTGAAAAAGATGTGAATTCTCCTGTCAGTTTAATTACTGCAGGATATGTTTTATTGCCCTTTTATAGTTATTAGCATCACTAGTCAGACTGAATAAAATGTCAGGATCGAACAGAAGAAGTGTAGCCAATTAAATAAAGTAAGTTTTGATAACGTTGCAGGAAAATTGGTGAATATGATTTCTTTGCCGGACAAGTGGTGTGATCCAAAAGCATGTGTTATTACCTTAAACAATAGGTATCCTTCAAACTGTTCACTATCCCTCATCATAATGCTCTGTGCTGCAGGTGATGTCACGGAATGACTAATACAATTGTCAATAGGAAATCATTCAAATATATagaaggcaggcagacaggtagaTGTAAGTACCTTTGAACAACTGGTTGGTCACCTGTTCTTTAGTGAGTTAGGAGGATTTTTCTAATGATAATCCCCTGGCATCCTACAGCATGTTACTGCTATGATGACTCCATCAATGATATTTCTCATAAGGAGTTTTGCTTTATGAGTAAATGATTATAATCCAGCTTCATTAAGGGTATTACAATAACTGTTCATTCAGACTGACTCTCATGAGTGGGTCAGGATTGTCCCTGCAGAAAATAACTTGCAGGATGATGGTTAGTGAGGTAACAGTGGAGATATCGTAATTGATGTCATAATTGCGTTAACTGCTCTCAGCTCTCCCACACTTAACCTCTCACTAACAAGTCACCTAAATGCTTGCGATGGTCCGAGGTCAGGCTCTACCATTATTGAAAGAAGCATATTTAAAAAGAAACTGTGATCCTATGACATTGATCTTAATTATTCACTTAAAATTagaaaagaaatggaaataataaataaatacttttATCATCATATGTAATTACGTAATTTGTGATGAAGCATAGTGCAAAGCAATCCAGGCCTAAACTGTTTCACATGGCTTGTATGCAACAGTTGGATGAAATATTTTCCAGTTCATTCTAAAAACATGACCGAGGAAGGTAAGTTCATATTTTACTGTTCCTCTACTGAATCAAATTTGGCATACGTTCTCCTTGTAATTCTTTTGAAGAAAGAAAAGTAAATGGTCCTGGTCTTGGAGAGAAGCCTCACAGTTATACACAAATGGCACAGCACGTGGAAATGTATTTGTCCCTGAAGCTGGGCAGTACTCCTTGCCCTTCTTCTGAAAGAATTTAACTGTGTCACAataattatttattcttttcctGCTTCTTGGCAGATTTTCTCTCCCTCTAGTTCAATGCAGGGCCGCAGTGCACACAAATATGAGAAATACAGTCTTGACCATCCACGTTTTCATCATCTTACTGTTGGTGAAAACTCTTCATTTATCTATTATTGTTGCTGGCTTGTATCTTGTTTATTAGGTTTGTGTAGGCATCTGATTTTAGAAACCTGGGGTAGGAGTCTTTCTCCATCAAACTGAAGATAATTCTCTGGGCTCCCTCAAAACAGCCTGGAGTTGGCACTAAAACACTCCGGCTGAGCAAATCTCTCATGGTGCCATCAATGTTGACCTATATTAGAAAAAGACAGTAGATAAATACTTAATTGCCTTCATTTCAACATTATATTAAAAAATCTGTAATTTTTCTTATCTGAAAATTGACAGCCTGCTAAATCTGGGAAAGTGCATCTATTCAGAGTAACTGCTGAATTTCCCCATGATGCCCAAATGAATTGTTTTCTGGCATTGAGTCATGAAGATTTTGAGCTCTAACTGTCTATAGTTTCAGTTCTACTAAATCTTTAAATGCAGGAAATAACCTGTTAAATAGTTGTGATGTTTTTCTGTTGGTAATTTGTTTCTTTTACTGACAGATCAACAGTGTTCCCTAACCCTCCCTGCAACTCAGCCACTGTACATCCTGCTGTCTGTTCATATATTGAACTACCAAGCTTGCAGAAGTGTTAAATTTACTTAGCATTGGTACACATAAATTTGCTTTGGAGTAAAATCTGAATGAAAAAAAGAGTCAAATCTGTCTTTGAAGTTCAGTGTCAAGTATATTTTCAATCAATATTTGGCTAATTATCCTGAGAAGGTTTCTTGGAAATGCCATGGAGTTGCATACTGTTTTCAGGAGGGAATATAAAGATATTCTACAGAATTTGAGGAGATACCAATATGCATTTCTCCAGCTATGCTTATTAATAATCCCTTATTATGGAATGTCCACACAAGTGGAAATCTGAGTTAAAAGACTCAGATATGGAATTTAAAAAACAATTGTTTTTTACCCTGCATTTTGTTCCTATTAATTACTGTGCAAGGAATGCTAGAAAATTTCTGTTACATAAGCAGAGCTTAAATTTGTGAACCGTAACGTTAGGGTGTTGGAAATGCATTAGTAAGAGTTCAAACATTTCTTTTGAAGTAATTAACGAATAGGATGCATTATAACTCGAGGAGAGGACAGGGCATATTTCACAGTTGCATCACTTGGGCACCGATCTTAAATACGTTAAACATTTTTGGGCGATTTTCTTGGGGTTGACCAACCTACAACGACATTCTTTGGTTTTTGCCTCAATAGTTACTAAAGGCTTGGTGACACTCAGAATGAACAGACCAGTAAAATACTTGTAATGAATGCATCAATTTTACTGAAAtaatagtagtaataataataatagatgcAACCAAATTACTGAAAAAAATTATTATTTCTACCATCATTACTTGTGCAGTTCAGTCCAGATACAACATCTATTTACTAAAAAGCACTCACTTGCTTTGGAGCATCACTTCGAATGAACTCTCTGTAAATATGTTGTGCCTTGGAACCCAGTTTATCTGTGGATTTGGTTTTCTTGTAGTCCTCACAGACCAACCAGAAATCAATGTTCTCCTCACTGAACTCTGACTTGAGGAATGCCCTGAAAGCTGCAAGACCACCTTCAGGAAGAGAAAGTATCACTTTAGATTTGTTATTTAGAGAGACCATTCATGAAAGAAATCATTGGTAGTGATCATCCAGCATCAGAGTAGGAATTATTACTTACATGGATGAGCAAGGAGAATATCCAAAGACTTAGACCATTGTGTTGCTTCTTCAAGTGTGATCCTATGGAAAACAGAATAGATTGAGTTACGTGAATATTTTATTCCTAAATTCAACTCAACTTTCAATTGTCTAAAATAGCTATTTTGTTCTGAAATTTATATCCATTTTGTACAAATTTACTTTCAAAATACTGGAGTAACAAGCTAACCCACTTCAGTGAATTTGTTTTTGAAATGTACAGTATACTGCTAGTACAATGATTATAATGAAGCTCCCATTCTGTACTGTCTTTTATCGTCTGTAGTCTGATGACCATCTAATGTTTAACTTTCGAAATACTGTATTTCAAAAATTGACAAAAGAGAATATAATTACCCCAGGGACAGATCCAGTTTTCCTGACATGTTGGATAGAAAACTTATCGTTGGATGTTGAGATTCAGAGTTCAGCAATATGGAAAACAGGCGAGATTTCAAGTCCTTGGGTCTaaggaaaaattgaaaaagaaagatgagTGTTAACAATATTATTTTAAATTAAGTAACTGCAATACCTGAGCAGTGAAGAATTCTACGTCTGCTCCAACTTATTCTATACTTAAGAACTAATAATTGGACTTCTTGACTTTAGCATTTCTTTATACAGACACAAATGATAGAATATTTTAATAAAAAACATCATTCTCAGTCAAATGGAAGTTACTAAGAGAGAACCTAGTTAAAAAGAAAACTTGTTCAGGAAATACAGTTTGAGGTGTAATGAAATAGATCTGTGGATCTGCTGTTGAAATGACCTGAGCTATTGATCGACTAATGCCAGCAAACTATGCTTTATAGATAAAGTCCGTTTATTAAAATTGATTTGAGTTCTGATGACGTCTAGTTATTTTCTTCAGATAATTTGCATTTGTTTTCCATTTCAGATCTAAGTTAAGAGTGTGATATTTACATACCCAACACAATGAACAGCAAAGCATTTATACTGAAGTATGAATCCATTATTATCTACACTTCTGTTTTTACACACACCCTTCTGCACTTGGTAACGTTAACAAGAGGTGAGGCAGCTCACTATGTACATGTAAAATATCACTTCAGATATCTAACACTGAATTAGTAAAAAATCATCATTTGGTCGTTTTTAAATAATTTTCAAATAAAAGAGAGAAGAATATCTGTATGTTCTGATGAAATACAGTCTGAAAGGCAAGGGCCAGTTATGTTTTGCAACACAATTCATCAAATCTACTCACAAAGCTATAATTTAGAGTGCTTTTTGAGTAATAGTAAGAAGATAATGCTTACAGACACTTTGCTTTCCTTTCCTCAGTCACTTGAGTTCTGGTGGTAGCACAGTTATTGATGTCCTTCTGTTTGGTTAATGCTTTCAAGTGGAGCATGAACTCAGGCATATCTGTCTGGTTGATGTGCTCTGGCTGATTCTGTAAATTCTGCTTCATTTGCTGTCAGTAATGTTTCTTCCTCTCACACTGGGTCATATATAGGCAGGGCTtatggtggtggaggggtggagtgtgGGGTTGGGTTGGGGGAAGTACTGCTTGTGTGAGTAGAACTGGGTGATGTGAATTCACACCACAAAAAAAGGAAGTTTTTCTTCTGAACCATCATTGACGTGATTGCTCAACCAGGCGGCAGCCTCATGCGCATGTAGAGCTACACTCTGGTTTTAGATTCAAATAAACACAATATCTCAAGATCATGCAAATGTTCTCATTTTATGTTTACATTGTCCAAAGTGTGACGGAAGACTCAGGTGCTTATTGGGATCTTTTGCTGCAGCTTCTAAATCGATGCTGGGTATATGTTAAGTTGTACTGGCATTGCTATCTAAAAGAAATACTCATACAGCCAGATAATGAGATAGccaatatatttattttatttttatttacagatacagcacagaacagacccttcaggcCCAGTAAGACACGCCACCCAGCAAACACtgctttaaccctagcctagtcacaggacaatggcaataagaccataagatttaggagcaggagtaggccattcagtccatggagtctgctccactattcaatcatgggctcacccacttcatccagtcatccccactcccctgctttcaccctataccctttgatgccctggctaatcaagcacctatctatctctgccttaaatacacccagtgacttggcctccacagccgctcgtggcaacaaattccacagatttaccaccctctgaccaaagtaatttctctgcatctctgttctataaggatatccttcaatcctgaagtcgtgccttctagactcccctacaatgggaaataacattgccatatctaatctgttcaggccttttaacatttggaatgttcctatgagatcccccccattcTCCAGAACTCCAggcaatacagcccaagagctgcaagATGTTCCTCAAatggtaactctttcattcctggaatcattctcgtgaatcttctccgaaccctctccaatgtcagtatatcctttctaaaataaggagcccaaaactgcacacgatactccaagtgtggtctcacaagtgctttatagagcctcaatatcacatcccgCTCTTAGATTCTATAcctgtagaaatgaatgccaacattgcatttgtcttcttcacaactgactcaaactgtaggttaaccttcagggtatcttgcacatggattcccaaatctctttgcatctctacattttgaactctttccctatctaaataatagtctgcctgtttatttcttccaccaaagtgcatgaccgtacactttctaacattgtattaatttgccacttctttgcccattcccctaaactatctctcTCCATGCTCTCTGTTTTCTCAATGCTACCTGCTCGTCCAACTATCttcgtatcattggcaaatttagccacaaaccccttaataccatagtccaaatcattgacatacatcgtactgtcccaacactgacccccgtggaactcc
The nucleotide sequence above comes from Hypanus sabinus isolate sHypSab1 chromosome 11, sHypSab1.hap1, whole genome shotgun sequence. Encoded proteins:
- the LOC132402119 gene encoding regulator of G-protein signaling 21-like translates to MKQNLQNQPEHINQTDMPEFMLHLKALTKQKDINNCATTRTQVTEERKAKCLPKDLKSRLFSILLNSESQHPTISFLSNMSGKLDLSLGITLEEATQWSKSLDILLAHPCGLAAFRAFLKSEFSEENIDFWLVCEDYKKTKSTDKLGSKAQHIYREFIRSDAPKQVNIDGTMRDLLSRSVLVPTPGCFEGAQRIIFSLMEKDSYPRFLKSDAYTNLINKIQASNNNR